From the genome of Psychroserpens ponticola, one region includes:
- a CDS encoding head GIN domain-containing protein: MKKSILLTAFLFCITFSYAGGRKINGNGTMTTITRTTSDYDGIACAGSFDYILVAGTEGKITMEGEENLLQYIITEVRDNKLVIKTENHINLRSSNNKSIKITIPFKDINKVSLAGSGDLWNEDLITSTNLDVALSGSGDVILNIKATNTEAKVAGSGDLTLKGSTNKLEAKVAGSGDFHGFDLQSNHTVVAVAGSGDAEVVSNESLKARVAGSGDIEYRGHPKTEDTKVAGSGSISN, encoded by the coding sequence ATGAAAAAATCAATCTTACTCACAGCGTTTTTATTTTGCATCACATTTAGTTATGCAGGCGGTAGAAAAATAAATGGAAACGGAACAATGACAACAATAACTAGAACGACATCAGACTATGATGGCATAGCATGTGCTGGATCATTTGATTATATTTTAGTTGCTGGTACTGAAGGAAAAATCACCATGGAAGGCGAAGAAAACTTATTACAATATATTATAACAGAAGTAAGAGACAACAAACTTGTCATAAAAACAGAAAATCATATCAATCTTAGATCTAGTAATAATAAGTCCATTAAAATAACAATTCCGTTTAAAGACATTAATAAAGTATCACTTGCTGGTTCTGGAGATTTATGGAATGAAGATCTAATAACATCTACAAATTTAGACGTTGCTTTATCTGGTTCTGGTGATGTTATCTTAAACATTAAAGCGACAAACACTGAAGCAAAAGTAGCTGGTTCTGGAGACTTAACATTGAAAGGAAGCACAAACAAACTTGAAGCAAAAGTAGCTGGTTCTGGCGATTTTCATGGATTTGATTTGCAATCTAATCATACTGTAGTTGCTGTTGCAGGATCTGGTGATGCTGAAGTTGTTAGTAATGAAAGTTTAAAAGCTAGAGTTGCAGGTTCTGGTGATATTGAATACAGAGGTCATCCAAAAACTGAAGATACCAAAGTTGCTGGTTCAGGAAGTATTAGCAACTAG
- a CDS encoding RNA polymerase sigma factor → MTLTNQNIEQLLQLCKSGDQHAQMEVYNRYYKAMYNTAFRIVKDSFEAEDIMQDSFLTAFTKLDTLKEIKTFGSWLKRIVINNSIYHYKKNNKYEDVPLDDVLYKVEDHSGIVENNGFTSLKANQVLETMKTLKDNYRMGLTLHLIEGYDYEEICDIMDITYANCRTLISRAKDSLRNKLTPLAY, encoded by the coding sequence TTGACACTAACCAACCAAAATATAGAGCAGTTATTACAGCTGTGTAAATCTGGAGACCAACATGCGCAAATGGAAGTCTATAACAGGTATTACAAAGCGATGTATAACACGGCATTCCGAATTGTAAAAGACAGTTTTGAAGCTGAAGACATCATGCAAGATTCATTTTTAACAGCATTCACAAAGTTAGATACACTTAAAGAGATAAAAACATTTGGATCGTGGTTAAAACGCATCGTAATAAATAATAGTATTTATCATTATAAAAAGAATAATAAATATGAAGATGTGCCTTTAGATGATGTGCTTTACAAAGTTGAAGATCATTCTGGAATCGTTGAAAACAATGGGTTTACAAGTTTAAAAGCGAATCAAGTTTTAGAAACAATGAAAACATTAAAAGACAACTACAGAATGGGATTGACACTACACTTGATTGAAGGTTATGATTATGAGGAAATTTGTGACATCATGGATATAACGTATGCCAATTGTAGAACATTAATATCACGAGCCAAAGACAGCTTAAGAAATAAATTAACGCCTTTGGCCTATTAA
- the lon gene encoding endopeptidase La yields MAKSKFLKLDSLSFQDFDENSELIPLMTPEDEAEINNEILPESLPILPLRNTVLFPGVVIPITAGRDKSIKLINDANKGSKVIGVVSQKDETIEDPSGKDVFQKGTVARILKVLKMPDGNTTIIIQGKKRFEIQDVISEDPYLTATVKDVPEAKPAIDNEEFSAIIESIKELSLQIIKDSPNIPTEASFAIKNIESSSFLVNFVSSNMNLSVKQKQELLEINDLKQRALATLKFMNVELQKLELKNDIQSKVQNDMNQQQREYFLHQQMKTIQEELGGGVSSGEEIEEMRQRAKQKKWNDKVAEHFDKELSKMQRMNPQVAEYSIQRNYLDLFLDLPWDEFSKDKFDLKRAMKILDRDHYGLDDVKKRIIEYLAVLKLRNDMKSPILCLYGPPGVGKTSLGKSIAEALGREYVRMSLGGLRDEAEIRGHRKTYIGAMPGRIIQSLKKAGTSNPVFVLDEIDKLTNSHQGDPSSALLEVLDPEQNSEFHDNFLEMGFDLSKVMFIATSNSLNTIQPALLDRMEIINVSGYTIEEKVEIGKRHLLPKQLKEHGLTDKHLKIAKPQLEKVVEGYTRESGVRGLEKQIAKMVRHAAKNIAMEEDYNLKVTNQDVIDVLGSPKLERDKYENNNVAGVVTGLAWTRVGGDILFIESILSKGKGNLTITGNLGKVMKESATIAMEYIKANADEFGINPDIFKEYNVHIHVPEGATPKDGPSAGVTMLTSLVSLFTQRKVKNSLAMTGEITLRGKVLPVGGIKEKILAAKRARIKEILLCEDNKRDIEEINPLYLKGLKFHYVKEMSDVLELALTNQKVKNAKKL; encoded by the coding sequence ATGGCGAAGTCTAAATTTTTAAAGCTTGACAGTTTGTCATTTCAGGATTTTGATGAAAATTCAGAATTAATTCCATTAATGACACCTGAAGATGAAGCAGAAATAAATAATGAAATCCTTCCAGAGTCGTTACCAATATTACCATTGCGTAATACGGTTTTGTTTCCTGGTGTTGTAATTCCTATTACAGCAGGTAGAGATAAATCTATAAAGCTAATTAATGATGCTAATAAAGGAAGCAAGGTTATTGGTGTAGTCTCTCAAAAAGATGAAACTATTGAAGATCCATCTGGTAAAGATGTGTTCCAAAAAGGAACTGTTGCTCGTATTTTGAAAGTGCTTAAAATGCCTGATGGGAATACAACGATTATCATTCAAGGTAAAAAACGCTTTGAAATTCAGGATGTAATTTCAGAAGACCCTTATTTAACAGCAACTGTTAAAGATGTTCCTGAAGCGAAACCTGCTATTGATAATGAGGAGTTTTCTGCAATTATAGAATCTATTAAAGAATTATCGCTACAAATCATAAAAGACAGTCCAAATATCCCAACAGAAGCTTCTTTTGCTATAAAAAACATAGAAAGTAGTTCGTTTTTGGTGAATTTTGTGTCTTCTAATATGAACCTTTCTGTAAAGCAGAAACAAGAATTGTTAGAGATTAATGATTTAAAACAACGTGCTCTTGCAACTTTAAAGTTCATGAATGTTGAACTTCAGAAATTAGAGCTTAAAAATGATATTCAGTCTAAGGTTCAAAACGACATGAACCAACAACAACGTGAGTATTTCTTGCATCAACAGATGAAAACCATTCAAGAAGAACTTGGAGGTGGTGTCTCTTCTGGTGAAGAAATTGAAGAAATGCGTCAACGTGCAAAACAAAAAAAATGGAATGATAAAGTTGCAGAACATTTTGATAAGGAATTGTCAAAAATGCAACGCATGAATCCACAAGTTGCTGAGTATTCTATCCAACGAAATTACTTAGATTTATTCTTAGACTTGCCTTGGGATGAGTTTAGTAAGGATAAATTTGATTTAAAACGTGCAATGAAAATTTTAGATCGTGATCATTATGGTTTAGACGATGTTAAAAAACGAATCATTGAATATCTAGCCGTTTTAAAATTGCGTAACGATATGAAATCGCCAATTCTTTGTTTATATGGACCTCCTGGTGTTGGTAAAACATCTTTAGGAAAATCAATTGCAGAGGCTTTAGGTAGAGAGTATGTTCGTATGTCTTTAGGTGGTCTTCGTGATGAAGCTGAAATTCGAGGACATCGTAAAACGTATATTGGAGCAATGCCAGGACGAATTATTCAGAGTTTGAAAAAGGCAGGAACATCTAACCCTGTGTTTGTTTTAGATGAAATAGATAAGCTTACAAATTCACATCAAGGTGATCCTTCTTCAGCTTTACTAGAGGTTTTAGATCCTGAACAAAATAGTGAGTTTCATGATAATTTCCTTGAAATGGGATTCGATTTATCTAAAGTGATGTTTATTGCAACTTCTAATAGCTTGAATACCATTCAGCCTGCATTACTAGACCGAATGGAAATTATAAATGTGTCTGGTTATACAATTGAAGAAAAAGTAGAGATTGGAAAACGTCATTTGCTCCCAAAGCAATTAAAAGAACATGGTTTAACAGATAAACATTTAAAGATTGCTAAGCCACAGTTAGAAAAAGTAGTTGAAGGATATACAAGAGAATCTGGAGTACGTGGTTTAGAAAAGCAAATAGCAAAAATGGTACGTCATGCTGCCAAAAATATTGCTATGGAAGAAGACTATAATCTTAAAGTAACTAATCAAGATGTGATTGACGTATTAGGATCGCCTAAACTTGAACGTGATAAATATGAAAATAATAATGTTGCAGGTGTTGTTACTGGTTTGGCTTGGACTCGTGTTGGAGGCGATATTTTATTTATTGAATCTATCCTGTCAAAAGGTAAAGGAAACCTTACCATTACAGGAAATTTAGGCAAAGTAATGAAAGAATCGGCTACTATTGCTATGGAATACATTAAAGCAAACGCAGATGAATTTGGTATTAATCCAGATATTTTCAAGGAATATAATGTACACATTCATGTGCCTGAAGGTGCAACTCCAAAAGATGGACCTAGTGCTGGTGTTACGATGCTAACGTCTTTAGTTTCCTTATTTACTCAACGAAAAGTGAAAAATAGTTTAGCCATGACTGGAGAAATTACTTTACGAGGAAAAGTATTACCAGTTGGTGGAATTAAAGAAAAGATTTTAGCAGCTAAGCGTGCTAGAATCAAAGAAATTTTACTTTGTGAAGATAATAAAAGAGATATAGAAGAAATAAATCCCTTATATTTGAAAGGATTAAAATTTCATTATGTCAAAGAAATGAGTGATGTATTGGAATTAGCATTAACCAATCAAAAAGTAAAGAATGCTAAAAAACTTTAG
- a CDS encoding LysM peptidoglycan-binding domain-containing protein, translating to MLKNFRLIAMVLVFAASNFGAFAQDTETNNYKDVLLDGKPARLNLVTGEITFTNGEIATSRIARKIKDSVLDNRTEIKTNLIKDMSGDALASKKVVLTDSTNVMIVDAGEGNSTISTETKISELSDNPSETNDYKITTELLTDNSFVSKPSVDKSKETIKTNTHDFHMVKKGETLYQLSKRYETSLGQLKIANNLETTLIKEGETLRVRNFEPLETESNDVWIVSKGDTLYNIAKQNNITVDDLKGINGLSSNLIKIGQKLHVNQNSTLSKK from the coding sequence ATGCTAAAAAACTTTAGATTAATAGCTATGGTTTTAGTTTTTGCAGCTTCTAATTTTGGAGCTTTTGCGCAAGATACTGAAACAAATAATTATAAGGATGTCCTTTTAGATGGTAAGCCAGCAAGACTAAATTTGGTAACTGGAGAAATTACATTTACCAATGGTGAGATTGCTACCTCTAGAATTGCTCGAAAGATTAAAGATTCTGTTCTTGATAATCGAACAGAAATAAAAACAAATTTAATTAAAGATATGTCTGGTGATGCTTTAGCTTCTAAAAAAGTGGTATTAACAGATTCAACCAATGTCATGATAGTAGATGCTGGTGAAGGCAACTCGACTATTAGTACTGAAACTAAAATATCTGAGCTAAGTGATAATCCTTCAGAAACTAATGATTATAAAATAACAACCGAATTATTAACTGATAATTCATTTGTTTCAAAACCATCTGTAGATAAATCAAAAGAAACAATTAAGACCAACACTCATGATTTTCATATGGTTAAGAAAGGTGAAACGCTATATCAATTATCAAAACGATATGAAACTAGTTTAGGCCAACTTAAAATTGCAAACAATTTAGAAACGACACTTATAAAAGAAGGAGAGACTTTAAGGGTTAGAAACTTTGAACCTTTAGAAACGGAATCTAACGACGTTTGGATCGTTTCAAAAGGAGATACGTTATATAATATTGCTAAACAAAATAATATAACAGTTGATGATTTAAAAGGTATAAACGGACTCTCAAGTAATCTTATTAAGATTGGACAAAAACTTCACGTAAATCAGAATTCAACACTTTCAAAAAAATAA
- the porQ gene encoding type IX secretion system protein PorQ codes for MLKKITTFICLFATSTFFAQVGGESTFQFLNLVSSPRQAALGGKVITNYDYDVTSGLFNPASINAEMDNQLAVNYSSYLGGIGYGTAAYAYTWDRHVQTLHIGMTYINYGEFDGYDQNGVSTGTFTGNEAALSAGYAFQIPYSDFYVGANLKVITSKLEIYNSIGVAADFGAMYINEKLDFHAALSIRNVGTQIVTYAGLNEKLPLEVSLGLSQTLENVPLRWHLTFENLQRWPLSFANPARATTDLDGNQTQEEIGFLNEVMRHTVLGAELFPEGGFNIRLGYNFRRAEELRLEEQRNFSGLSFGVGIKLNKMRISYTHARYTSASNTSFFGLQIDLK; via the coding sequence ATGCTGAAGAAAATTACCACTTTTATTTGTCTTTTTGCGACCTCTACATTTTTTGCTCAAGTAGGAGGCGAGTCTACATTTCAATTTTTAAATTTAGTGTCTTCTCCTCGTCAAGCAGCTCTTGGAGGTAAGGTAATTACAAACTACGATTACGATGTTACAAGTGGTTTGTTTAATCCAGCAAGTATTAATGCAGAAATGGACAATCAATTGGCTGTAAATTATTCTAGTTATTTGGGAGGCATTGGCTATGGAACAGCTGCTTATGCGTATACTTGGGATAGACATGTGCAAACATTGCATATTGGTATGACATATATCAATTATGGTGAATTTGATGGTTATGATCAAAATGGTGTGTCAACAGGAACCTTTACAGGTAATGAAGCAGCACTATCTGCAGGTTATGCTTTTCAAATTCCGTATAGCGATTTTTACGTAGGTGCTAATCTGAAAGTGATAACATCTAAATTAGAAATCTATAATTCTATAGGTGTTGCTGCCGATTTTGGTGCCATGTATATTAATGAGAAATTAGATTTTCACGCTGCATTAAGCATTAGAAATGTTGGTACTCAAATTGTGACTTATGCTGGTTTAAATGAAAAATTACCTTTAGAAGTTTCATTAGGCCTATCACAAACACTTGAAAATGTACCATTACGTTGGCATTTAACTTTTGAAAATTTGCAAAGATGGCCATTGTCTTTTGCAAATCCTGCTAGAGCAACAACCGATTTAGATGGTAATCAAACTCAAGAGGAAATTGGTTTTTTGAATGAAGTAATGCGCCATACAGTACTTGGAGCGGAATTATTTCCTGAAGGAGGATTTAATATTCGTTTAGGTTATAATTTTAGAAGAGCTGAAGAATTACGTTTAGAAGAACAGCGAAATTTTTCGGGATTATCTTTTGGTGTTGGAATAAAATTGAATAAAATGCGAATTAGTTATACGCATGCTAGATATACAAGTGCTTCAAACACGAGTTTCTTCGGATTACAAATTGATTTAAAATAA
- the cmk gene encoding (d)CMP kinase, which translates to MNKITIAIDGFSSTGKSTVAKRLAKALGYIYVDSGAMYRAVTLYAMQNDLIKKDCFDKQQLIAQLKDIKISFKFNEELGFAEVYLNGQNVEKTIRTLEVSQFVSQVATVSEVREQLVFQQQNLGKDKGVVMDGRDIGTVVFPEAKLKLFMTASAEQRAQRRYDELIERGDDVKFDDVLKNVQSRDHIDSTREDSPLMKAEDAIEVDNSNLNLDEQFELIYNLAKDKISESN; encoded by the coding sequence ATGAATAAAATAACCATAGCAATAGACGGATTTTCTTCTACAGGAAAAAGTACAGTCGCTAAACGTTTAGCAAAAGCTTTAGGATATATTTATGTAGATTCTGGTGCTATGTATCGTGCAGTGACATTGTATGCTATGCAAAATGATTTAATTAAAAAAGATTGTTTTGATAAGCAGCAACTCATAGCACAACTTAAAGATATTAAGATTAGTTTTAAATTTAATGAGGAATTAGGTTTTGCTGAAGTGTATCTAAACGGACAAAATGTAGAGAAAACGATCAGAACGCTCGAAGTTTCTCAATTTGTAAGTCAAGTAGCAACAGTATCTGAAGTAAGAGAACAATTGGTTTTTCAGCAACAAAACTTAGGAAAAGATAAAGGTGTTGTCATGGATGGTCGTGATATTGGAACAGTAGTATTTCCAGAAGCCAAATTGAAATTATTTATGACTGCGTCTGCTGAACAAAGAGCACAACGTCGTTATGATGAATTGATTGAACGTGGAGATGATGTTAAATTTGACGACGTGTTAAAAAATGTACAATCAAGAGATCATATAGATTCTACAAGAGAAGATTCTCCTTTAATGAAGGCTGAAGATGCTATAGAAGTTGATAATTCAAACCTTAATTTGGATGAACAATTTGAATTGATATACAACTTGGCTAAAGACAAAATTTCTGAAAGTAATTAG
- a CDS encoding LysM peptidoglycan-binding domain-containing protein, giving the protein MVKAKYQSVLDLGEELNIQDGNVSEENGVLKVNGTAQTQYEKNLLWDNIKAVGGENPTDIIADIKVADSSVYHRHTVTSGETLGKIAKHYFGDAMKYKEIFAANSDILKNPDVIYPDQELIIPNLS; this is encoded by the coding sequence ATGGTAAAAGCAAAATACCAAAGCGTATTAGACTTAGGCGAAGAACTTAACATCCAAGATGGCAATGTAAGTGAAGAAAATGGCGTTTTGAAAGTAAATGGCACTGCACAAACACAATATGAGAAAAACTTATTATGGGATAATATTAAAGCTGTTGGTGGCGAAAATCCAACAGATATTATAGCAGACATCAAAGTAGCCGATTCATCTGTATATCACAGACATACTGTAACAAGTGGTGAAACCTTAGGAAAAATTGCAAAACACTATTTTGGTGATGCAATGAAATACAAAGAAATTTTCGCTGCAAATTCTGATATTCTTAAGAATCCAGATGTAATTTATCCAGACCAAGAATTAATCATTCCAAATTTATCTTAG
- the rpsA gene encoding 30S ribosomal protein S1 has translation MSEKETQKAEVETTEAATVETTETKTVETPKEIVSESQANPEKFLKDFNWHNYEEGIDQVDDEQLVEFEKLVAENFVDTLNDEVVEGEVIHISDRDAIIDINAKSEGVISLNEFRYNPDLKVGDKVEVLIDVREDATGQLVLSHRKARVIKAWDRVNNAHDTGEIVNGFVKCRTKGGMIVDVFGIEAFLPGSQIDVKPIRDYDQYVNKTMEFKVVKINHEFKNIVVSHKALIEADIEEQKKEIIGQLEKGQVLEGTVKNITSYGVFIDLGGVDGLIHITDLSWSRINHPNEIVELDQKLNVVILDFDEDKSRIQLGLKQLSKHPWEALGDTVKIGDKVKGKVVVIADYGAFVEVEEGVEGLVHVSEMSWSTHLRSAQDFVSVGDEIEAQILTLDREDRKMSLGIKQLTPDPWTDITSKYPVGSKHTGIVRNFTNFGVFVELEEGIDGLIYISDLSWTKKIKHPSEFCNVGDNLEVVVLELDVEGRKLSLGHKQTTDNPWDKYETEFALGTVHTAALTEIVDKGATIDFNEDIVAFVPSRHLEKEDGKKVAKGETAEFKIIEFNKEFKRVVASHTAIFKEEEIANVKAAAKKAVAQAAEAKPTLGDANDALQALKDKMDGKK, from the coding sequence ATGTCTGAAAAAGAAACACAAAAAGCTGAGGTAGAAACTACTGAAGCAGCAACTGTTGAAACTACAGAAACAAAAACAGTTGAGACTCCAAAAGAAATAGTATCTGAGTCACAAGCAAACCCTGAAAAATTCTTAAAAGATTTTAACTGGCACAACTACGAAGAAGGAATTGACCAAGTTGACGATGAGCAATTAGTAGAATTTGAAAAACTAGTAGCAGAAAATTTCGTTGATACACTTAATGATGAAGTTGTAGAAGGTGAAGTAATTCATATTTCTGATAGAGATGCTATCATTGATATCAATGCAAAATCTGAAGGTGTAATTTCTCTTAATGAGTTCCGTTACAATCCAGATCTTAAAGTTGGTGACAAAGTAGAAGTATTAATTGATGTTCGTGAAGACGCAACAGGTCAATTAGTATTATCGCACAGAAAAGCAAGAGTAATCAAGGCTTGGGATCGTGTAAATAATGCACATGATACAGGTGAAATCGTAAACGGTTTTGTAAAATGCAGAACTAAAGGAGGTATGATCGTTGACGTATTTGGTATTGAAGCATTCTTACCAGGTTCTCAAATTGATGTGAAGCCAATTAGAGATTACGATCAATATGTAAATAAAACTATGGAATTTAAAGTTGTGAAAATCAACCACGAATTCAAAAACATAGTGGTATCTCATAAAGCTTTAATTGAAGCTGATATTGAAGAACAGAAAAAAGAAATCATTGGTCAATTAGAAAAAGGTCAAGTACTTGAAGGTACTGTTAAGAACATCACATCTTATGGTGTATTTATCGATCTTGGTGGCGTTGACGGATTAATTCACATTACAGATCTTTCTTGGTCAAGAATTAATCATCCAAATGAAATCGTTGAATTAGATCAAAAACTTAATGTGGTAATCTTAGACTTCGATGAAGATAAGTCTAGAATCCAATTAGGTCTTAAACAATTAAGCAAACATCCTTGGGAAGCTCTAGGTGATACTGTTAAAATTGGTGATAAAGTAAAAGGTAAAGTAGTTGTTATTGCTGATTATGGCGCATTTGTTGAAGTAGAAGAAGGTGTAGAAGGATTAGTTCACGTAAGTGAAATGTCTTGGTCAACGCATTTACGTTCTGCTCAAGATTTCGTATCTGTTGGTGATGAAATAGAAGCTCAAATCTTAACTCTTGATAGAGAAGATCGTAAAATGTCTCTAGGTATTAAGCAATTAACACCAGATCCATGGACAGATATTACAAGCAAATATCCTGTAGGTTCTAAACACACAGGTATCGTACGTAACTTTACGAACTTTGGTGTTTTTGTTGAATTAGAAGAAGGTATCGACGGATTGATTTATATCTCAGATTTATCTTGGACTAAGAAAATCAAGCATCCAAGTGAATTCTGTAACGTAGGAGATAACTTAGAAGTTGTCGTATTAGAATTAGATGTTGAAGGACGTAAATTATCTTTAGGTCATAAACAAACTACTGATAACCCTTGGGATAAATACGAAACTGAATTTGCTTTAGGTACAGTTCATACTGCTGCACTTACTGAAATCGTAGATAAAGGAGCTACAATTGATTTTAACGAAGATATCGTTGCTTTTGTTCCTTCTCGTCACTTAGAAAAAGAAGATGGTAAAAAAGTAGCAAAAGGTGAAACAGCTGAGTTTAAAATTATTGAATTCAATAAAGAATTTAAACGTGTAGTTGCATCTCATACTGCTATCTTTAAAGAAGAAGAAATTGCTAATGTAAAAGCGGCTGCTAAAAAAGCAGTAGCTCAAGCAGCAGAAGCTAAACCAACTTTAGGTGATGCTAATGATGCTTTACAAGCTCTTAAAGATAAAATGGACGGGAAAAAATAA
- the pyrR gene encoding bifunctional pyr operon transcriptional regulator/uracil phosphoribosyltransferase PyrR: MGQKVLLNAKEVNIILHRLACQLIENHNDFSNTVLIGLQPRGKYLASRLATMLKNDYKIKNIELGHLDITFFRDDFRRGEKILEANTTEINFLVEDKNIVFIDDVLYTGRSIRAALTAIQSFGRPNEIELLTLIDRRFSRHLPIQPNYSGRQVDAINDEKVKVNWVENEGEDSVYLVNS; this comes from the coding sequence ATGGGTCAAAAAGTGTTACTTAATGCTAAAGAGGTAAACATCATTCTTCATCGATTGGCTTGTCAACTTATTGAAAATCATAACGATTTTTCTAATACCGTTCTAATCGGATTGCAACCTAGAGGAAAGTATCTCGCTAGTCGATTAGCAACTATGCTCAAAAACGATTATAAGATTAAAAATATTGAATTAGGCCATCTAGACATTACATTTTTTAGAGATGACTTCCGAAGAGGTGAAAAAATACTAGAAGCGAATACAACCGAAATCAACTTTTTAGTTGAAGATAAAAATATCGTCTTTATTGATGATGTTTTGTACACTGGACGAAGTATAAGAGCAGCATTAACTGCAATTCAATCTTTTGGACGACCAAATGAAATTGAATTACTTACATTAATTGATAGACGATTTAGTAGACATTTACCAATTCAACCAAATTATAGTGGTCGACAAGTTGATGCTATCAATGATGAAAAAGTAAAAGTTAATTGGGTTGAAAATGAAGGTGAAGACTCGGTTTATTTAGTGAATAGTTAA
- a CDS encoding aspartate carbamoyltransferase catalytic subunit, producing MSELSVNHLLGIKYLNKKDMQLIFETTDHFKEVINRPIKKVPSLRDITIANLFFENSTRTKLSFELAEKRLSADVINFSASQSSVKKGETLIDTVNNILSMKVDMVVMRHPNPGAGVFLSQHVDASIINAGDGAHEHPTQALLDTYSIRERFGEVRGKNVVIVGDILHSRVALSNIYALQLLGANVMVCGPKTLLPKYIKGLGVKVETNLQKALNWCDVANMLRVQNERMDISYFPSTREYTQQYGVTKTLLDSLDKEITIMHPGPINRGVEITSDVADSKQAIILDQVQNGVAIRMAVIYLLASKIKH from the coding sequence ATGAGCGAATTAAGTGTCAATCACTTATTAGGAATTAAATATCTTAACAAAAAAGATATGCAATTAATCTTTGAAACAACAGATCACTTTAAAGAAGTGATTAACAGACCGATTAAAAAAGTACCTTCGCTAAGAGATATTACCATTGCCAACTTATTTTTTGAAAATTCTACTCGAACAAAATTATCTTTTGAATTAGCCGAAAAACGACTTTCAGCAGATGTGATTAATTTTTCAGCGTCACAATCTTCAGTAAAAAAAGGAGAAACCTTAATTGATACCGTAAATAATATTTTATCTATGAAAGTAGATATGGTAGTAATGCGTCATCCAAATCCTGGAGCTGGAGTGTTTCTATCCCAACATGTAGATGCAAGTATTATAAATGCAGGCGATGGAGCACATGAACATCCAACACAAGCATTATTAGACACATATTCCATACGAGAACGTTTTGGTGAGGTTAGAGGGAAAAATGTGGTTATTGTTGGTGATATTTTGCATAGTAGAGTAGCATTGTCTAACATTTATGCCTTACAATTACTAGGTGCTAATGTTATGGTTTGCGGACCAAAAACCTTGCTTCCAAAATATATAAAAGGTTTAGGAGTTAAAGTTGAAACTAATTTGCAGAAAGCACTTAATTGGTGTGATGTTGCAAATATGTTGCGTGTGCAAAATGAGCGTATGGATATTAGTTATTTTCCATCTACAAGAGAGTACACACAGCAATATGGAGTGACTAAAACATTATTGGATTCTTTAGATAAAGAGATCACAATAATGCATCCAGGCCCAATAAATCGAGGAGTTGAGATTACAAGTGATGTTGCAGATTCTAAACAAGCTATTATTTTAGATCAAGTTCAAAATGGAGTGGCTATTAGAATGGCAGTAATTTACCTATTGGCTTCTAAAATAAAACACTAA
- a CDS encoding ribonuclease Z — MIFDKNGNTTIITQEKASIIELVKKIDVLYQRFKNNNIIINLTTLNKVTLSDIVEFLQLSNTHRKAKHSFVIVTNNANLDDTPDEIVVVPTLQEAYDIIEMEDIERDLGF; from the coding sequence ATGATTTTTGACAAAAACGGAAATACAACTATAATTACTCAGGAAAAAGCTTCAATAATAGAATTAGTAAAAAAAATTGATGTGCTTTACCAGCGCTTTAAAAACAATAATATTATTATTAATCTTACCACTTTAAATAAAGTGACGCTATCTGATATTGTTGAGTTTCTTCAATTATCTAATACACACCGAAAAGCTAAACATTCATTTGTTATAGTTACTAATAACGCAAATCTTGATGATACTCCAGATGAAATTGTAGTTGTCCCAACACTACAGGAAGCTTATGATATTATTGAAATGGAAGATATTGAACGTGATTTAGGATTCTGA